One window of Bacteroides sp. AN502(2024) genomic DNA carries:
- a CDS encoding endonuclease/exonuclease/phosphatase family protein, with protein MKKIAFLSVLIFAASCGEVKQKQTVVSEPINVMSFNIRYDNPEDSLDNWEFRKERAATAILFYDVDVLGTQEVLHNQLGDLKQRLPEYEVVGVGREDGKEKGEYSALWYKRHRFDLLDSGSFWLSETPEIPGSKGWDGACERIASWAKLKDRTSGKDFFALNTHLDHVGVVARREGVSLILDRVSQLSGGLPVIVTGDFNSEPDSDVIRHVTDPANPKHLTDARLLAPVVYGPAWSFHDFGRIPYRNRSLIDYIFVGNGFKVLKYGVLAETENDSFLSDHAPVLVTVE; from the coding sequence ATGAAAAAAATAGCTTTTTTATCTGTATTGATTTTCGCTGCGTCATGCGGTGAGGTGAAACAGAAGCAGACTGTAGTATCTGAACCTATCAACGTGATGTCGTTCAACATACGTTATGATAATCCCGAAGACAGTCTGGATAATTGGGAATTCCGAAAAGAGCGTGCCGCCACTGCCATTCTTTTCTATGATGTAGATGTGCTGGGAACACAGGAGGTGTTGCATAACCAGCTGGGAGACCTCAAGCAACGCCTGCCGGAGTACGAAGTCGTAGGCGTAGGGCGTGAGGACGGAAAGGAGAAAGGGGAATATAGCGCTCTTTGGTATAAGAGGCACCGTTTCGATTTGCTCGATTCGGGCTCTTTCTGGTTGAGTGAAACGCCCGAGATTCCCGGCTCTAAAGGATGGGATGGCGCTTGCGAGCGTATCGCTTCATGGGCGAAACTGAAAGATAGGACCTCCGGCAAGGACTTTTTTGCTTTGAACACTCATCTGGATCATGTGGGTGTCGTGGCGCGACGCGAAGGAGTCAGCCTCATACTGGACAGAGTGAGTCAATTGAGTGGCGGACTACCGGTGATTGTCACGGGAGATTTCAACTCGGAGCCGGATTCGGATGTTATCAGGCACGTGACTGATCCTGCTAATCCGAAGCATCTGACGGATGCTCGTCTGTTGGCGCCTGTTGTTTACGGTCCGGCATGGAGTTTCCATGATTTCGGAAGGATTCCTTATCGGAATCGTTCGTTGATCGACTATATATTCGTTGGCAATGGGTTCAAGGTGCTTAAATATGGCGTGTTGGCCGAAACGGAGAATGACTCTTTCCTGTCAGACCATGCACCCGTTCTTGTGACAGTTGAATAA
- a CDS encoding alkaline phosphatase: MWKGCILAVWTVALLPACVFAQERRDKEQTYVLDHPYEVTKIAPPKGKKVKNVILMIGDGMSLMHVYSAWTANRGKLYLDNCQAVGLSKTYCSDKLVTDSGAGGTALATGHKTNYHAVGVDTEGRPLKSLVDYAAAKGKSTGIAVTCRLWDATPADFCCHNKDRDAEAEIVTDYVNCGVDYAFGGGAKLFENRADGRNLFEELRANGYQTPRSWEELVAIKSGKVFAVPYPVDTPLPAERGDLLARASLKGIELLNQNKNGFFMMIEGSQLDDYGHFNDLDLLMQETHDFDRTIGAIYKWAAEDGETLVIVTADHETGGLTLIDGDLNEGKIVCKFSTGGHSGVMVPVYAFGPGAEEFTGIYENTAICGKIKKLLGL, from the coding sequence ATGTGGAAAGGCTGCATATTGGCAGTATGGACCGTTGCGTTATTGCCGGCCTGTGTATTTGCGCAAGAGCGTCGTGATAAGGAACAAACGTATGTGTTGGACCATCCGTATGAAGTAACCAAGATAGCGCCGCCGAAAGGAAAGAAAGTCAAAAATGTAATTTTGATGATAGGGGACGGCATGAGTCTCATGCACGTTTATTCGGCATGGACTGCCAACCGTGGAAAGTTGTACCTGGATAATTGCCAGGCCGTTGGGCTTTCCAAAACTTATTGCTCCGATAAACTGGTTACAGATTCCGGGGCGGGTGGTACTGCGTTGGCCACCGGGCACAAGACCAATTATCATGCCGTAGGGGTAGATACGGAAGGGCGTCCCTTGAAATCGTTGGTGGATTATGCTGCCGCAAAAGGCAAGTCAACAGGCATAGCAGTGACCTGCCGTCTTTGGGATGCGACTCCTGCCGACTTCTGTTGTCACAATAAAGATAGGGATGCCGAAGCGGAGATTGTGACGGATTATGTGAATTGTGGCGTGGATTACGCTTTTGGCGGTGGCGCCAAGCTTTTCGAGAATCGCGCAGACGGTCGCAATCTGTTTGAGGAACTGCGTGCCAATGGTTATCAGACTCCTCGCAGTTGGGAGGAATTGGTAGCCATAAAGAGCGGAAAGGTCTTTGCTGTTCCTTATCCGGTAGATACCCCGCTTCCGGCAGAACGCGGTGACCTCCTCGCGCGCGCTTCGCTGAAAGGCATTGAGTTGTTGAATCAGAACAAGAATGGCTTCTTCATGATGATAGAAGGATCACAGTTGGACGATTACGGACACTTTAACGACCTTGACTTGTTGATGCAGGAAACGCATGACTTCGACCGTACGATTGGCGCTATCTATAAATGGGCTGCCGAAGATGGAGAGACGTTAGTGATAGTGACAGCCGACCATGAAACCGGTGGACTTACGCTGATAGACGGTGACTTGAACGAGGGTAAGATTGTGTGTAAGTTCTCTACAGGCGGCCATAGTGGCGTGATGGTTCCGGTCTATGCCTTTGGTCCCGGAGCCGAAGAATTCACCGGTATTTATGAGAATACTGCCATTTGCGGAAAAATAAAGAAATTACTCGGTCTATAA
- a CDS encoding trehalase family glycosidase: MLKHILITGLITCSPLTVLNAQNNDTPGNYKLPYKNTYIKEPLVTENEYRVAKPETIKPKSFAEARQILPNPIWAGHAKELEMYWRAWEIAIGNIRAPQPGSGFVSSYLDTAYNGNIFMWDSSFILMFARYGARFFPFQRTLDNFYAKQHPDGFICREIKADGADCFERYDPTSTGPNLMPWCEMVYYHQFGDTERLHKIFPVLCGYYKWLKLNRTWRNGTYWSSGWGTGMDNMPRVPSQYNPIYSHGHMIWLDTNLQQLFTANLLLEMGFYLERWQEIEDLETEAQMLEKYIRENLWDEKSGFLYDRYADGSLCQTKGIGAFWALYTNVLDTVRMDCLVRELDNPTTFKREFRVPSLSADNPKYKANGRYWQGGIWPGTNYMVMRGLMRKGYRKMAREIALNHYGQVLQVYKKTGTFWEYYAPESAEPGFMARKEFVGWAGLPPIAELIEFIIGIQGDYAKQQIAWDLNLTEANGIERYPFGPDGMITLKAAARRSATDEPRITVDTNVAFELLVRYGEKEKKIQVTPGKHTY, from the coding sequence ATGCTGAAACATATCCTAATCACCGGCTTGATAACCTGTTCCCCGCTAACTGTCCTGAATGCCCAGAACAATGATACGCCGGGCAATTATAAGCTACCTTATAAAAACACATATATCAAGGAGCCTTTAGTCACTGAGAATGAGTATCGCGTGGCCAAACCGGAGACGATAAAACCAAAGAGTTTCGCGGAAGCCCGGCAAATATTGCCTAATCCCATTTGGGCGGGGCATGCGAAAGAGCTTGAAATGTACTGGAGGGCATGGGAAATAGCTATTGGAAACATTCGTGCTCCCCAACCCGGATCGGGTTTCGTATCGAGTTACCTCGATACGGCGTACAATGGAAATATCTTCATGTGGGATTCTTCATTTATCCTGATGTTCGCCCGTTACGGCGCCCGTTTCTTTCCTTTCCAGCGTACACTGGATAACTTCTATGCCAAGCAACATCCCGATGGCTTTATCTGTCGGGAGATCAAGGCGGACGGTGCAGACTGTTTCGAACGATACGATCCCACCAGTACAGGACCGAACCTGATGCCTTGGTGCGAGATGGTCTATTATCATCAGTTTGGTGACACGGAACGTCTGCACAAAATATTCCCCGTGCTTTGCGGATATTACAAATGGCTTAAACTCAACCGCACTTGGCGAAACGGCACTTATTGGTCCAGCGGTTGGGGGACAGGTATGGACAACATGCCGCGCGTGCCCTCCCAATACAATCCGATCTATAGCCACGGCCATATGATTTGGTTGGATACCAATCTGCAACAACTCTTCACCGCCAACCTCCTGCTGGAAATGGGATTCTACCTGGAACGCTGGCAGGAGATTGAAGATTTGGAGACCGAGGCACAGATGTTGGAAAAATACATCCGGGAGAATCTGTGGGATGAAAAAAGCGGATTCCTGTATGACCGGTATGCCGATGGCAGCCTTTGCCAAACCAAAGGCATCGGTGCTTTCTGGGCCTTATATACCAATGTGCTTGACACTGTCCGAATGGATTGCTTGGTGAGAGAGCTGGACAATCCCACCACCTTCAAACGCGAATTCCGTGTACCATCACTCTCTGCCGATAATCCCAAATATAAAGCGAATGGACGCTATTGGCAAGGAGGAATCTGGCCCGGAACGAACTATATGGTCATGCGGGGACTGATGAGAAAGGGCTATCGGAAGATGGCGCGGGAGATTGCACTCAACCATTACGGTCAAGTGTTGCAAGTCTATAAAAAGACCGGAACCTTCTGGGAATATTATGCTCCCGAAAGTGCCGAACCGGGCTTTATGGCTCGCAAGGAGTTTGTCGGTTGGGCGGGGCTTCCACCCATTGCCGAGCTCATTGAGTTTATTATTGGTATCCAAGGAGACTATGCCAAGCAACAAATCGCTTGGGATTTGAACCTGACGGAAGCCAACGGCATCGAGCGATATCCCTTCGGTCCCGATGGCATGATCACCCTCAAGGCGGCAGCCCGTCGTTCCGCTACCGATGAACCCCGCATTACGGTAGATACGAATGTGGCGTTTGAATTGCTGGTACGTTACGGTGAGAAAGAGAAAAAGATTCAGGTTACTCCCGGTAAGCATACCTATTAA
- a CDS encoding family 20 glycosylhydrolase: MIRKICRMGFLSLCLFACGGGQQVEQADCPIIPLPNEVKITGGSYTLQGETTISLPDGEAPLKVFRYLADALKNTAVSLKRVALTEQAAITFRTDSTMADEAYMLEVTADGITARSNATGAGLFYAVQSLLQLMPVEICNAAVQWKTPIEIPALSITDAPRFPHRGAMMDVGRNFLPKEEVLKFLDLMAVYKLNKFHFHLTDDQGWRIEIKKYPNLVEVGSRRSRTQIGHSDYYHPRRFDDKERHGYYTQEEIREIVAYAADRFITVIPEIEMPGHSSAALAAYPELSCGLGKTYVVRDYFDVFDEVYCPKENTFTFLEDVLTEVMELFPSHYIHIGGDECPKKAWKKCEHCQALMKREGLKDEEALQSRFIHRMERFVNSKGRDIIGWDEILEGGLAPNATVMSWRGEAGGIEAARQRHKVIMTPGDWCYFDHYQESPEFAPLAIGSFLPLDSVYGYNPLPSALNAEEQSYIIGTQANIWGEYIPTPEYFEYMAFPRLLAMAEVQWTQPRHKNFEKFSRRLDKEFGRLDRRGVNACRNFYEVHFAGAWNTNQNRYEVTLRTYAPDAEIYYSLSDSAVSPVASLRYGEPVELSADATLYAAAYRDGKPLGKVTRKSFAVNKATGVSYESRPVPEEKVNRGTGLTDGVRGYARDLRRWSIYDKDTVEVTIDLGREMPVTKVAFASLWRPYDRLWPVRGLEVLASSDRVAFTPVKSRAFNYDYTPTEATRFPVALSLPGTTARYLRLVFVSDAPYKGYYGEGNPSRIALDEIEIY, encoded by the coding sequence ATGATAAGGAAGATATGTCGGATGGGCTTTTTGTCACTTTGCCTCTTCGCTTGCGGAGGCGGGCAACAGGTTGAACAGGCGGATTGCCCCATCATCCCCCTGCCCAATGAAGTGAAGATAACGGGGGGCAGCTACACCCTACAGGGTGAAACAACCATATCCCTGCCCGACGGTGAGGCTCCGCTGAAAGTGTTCCGCTATCTGGCAGATGCCTTAAAGAACACTGCCGTATCTCTTAAGCGGGTGGCACTCACCGAACAGGCTGCCATCACTTTCCGAACCGACAGCACGATGGCGGACGAAGCTTATATGTTGGAAGTTACCGCTGATGGCATCACTGCCCGCTCTAATGCTACGGGAGCCGGGCTGTTCTATGCCGTTCAGTCGCTGTTGCAGTTGATGCCGGTAGAAATATGCAATGCCGCTGTGCAGTGGAAAACTCCCATTGAAATACCTGCGCTCAGCATTACGGATGCGCCCCGCTTTCCGCACCGGGGAGCCATGATGGATGTGGGGCGTAACTTCCTGCCCAAGGAAGAGGTGCTGAAGTTTCTGGATTTGATGGCGGTGTACAAACTGAATAAGTTTCATTTCCATCTGACGGACGATCAGGGATGGAGGATTGAAATCAAGAAATACCCGAATCTGGTAGAAGTCGGTTCGCGCCGTAGCCGGACGCAGATCGGTCACAGCGATTATTACCATCCGCGTCGTTTTGACGATAAAGAACGGCACGGATACTACACGCAGGAAGAAATCAGAGAGATTGTGGCATACGCTGCCGATCGTTTTATCACCGTCATCCCTGAAATAGAGATGCCCGGACACTCCTCCGCCGCCTTGGCTGCATATCCGGAACTCTCCTGCGGATTGGGAAAGACGTATGTGGTGCGCGACTACTTCGATGTGTTTGATGAAGTCTATTGCCCCAAAGAGAACACTTTCACTTTTCTGGAAGATGTGTTGACAGAGGTCATGGAACTTTTCCCGAGCCACTACATCCATATCGGGGGCGATGAATGCCCCAAGAAAGCATGGAAAAAGTGTGAGCATTGCCAGGCTCTGATGAAGCGGGAAGGGCTGAAGGACGAGGAGGCGTTGCAGAGCCGGTTTATCCATCGCATGGAGCGGTTTGTCAACAGTAAGGGACGCGACATCATCGGATGGGACGAGATTCTGGAGGGGGGACTGGCTCCCAATGCCACTGTAATGTCTTGGCGCGGTGAAGCCGGAGGCATTGAGGCGGCCCGTCAGAGACATAAAGTGATCATGACACCGGGCGATTGGTGTTATTTCGACCACTATCAGGAGAGTCCCGAGTTTGCACCGCTTGCCATTGGAAGTTTCCTTCCGTTGGACAGTGTATATGGGTATAACCCGCTTCCATCGGCATTGAACGCTGAAGAGCAGTCGTACATCATCGGTACACAGGCGAACATTTGGGGAGAATATATCCCGACACCCGAATATTTTGAGTACATGGCTTTTCCCCGTCTGCTTGCCATGGCTGAGGTGCAGTGGACCCAACCCCGGCATAAGAATTTTGAGAAATTCTCCCGTCGGCTGGACAAAGAGTTCGGACGGCTGGACCGCCGTGGAGTCAATGCCTGCCGGAATTTCTATGAGGTTCACTTTGCCGGAGCTTGGAATACCAATCAGAACCGATATGAGGTGACACTGCGAACCTATGCTCCCGATGCTGAAATCTATTATTCGCTGAGTGATTCGGCGGTGTCTCCCGTCGCCTCTTTACGTTACGGAGAGCCGGTGGAGCTGTCGGCGGATGCCACCCTTTATGCGGCTGCCTATCGAGATGGTAAACCGTTGGGAAAAGTCACCCGAAAATCGTTTGCCGTCAATAAGGCTACGGGAGTTTCTTACGAATCACGACCCGTGCCGGAGGAAAAGGTCAATCGTGGCACCGGTCTGACGGATGGGGTACGGGGATATGCGCGGGACTTGCGCCGTTGGTCGATCTATGATAAAGACACCGTTGAAGTGACAATCGATTTAGGCAGGGAAATGCCCGTAACGAAAGTGGCATTCGCTTCTCTGTGGCGTCCTTACGACCGGCTTTGGCCCGTCCGCGGGCTGGAAGTCCTTGCTTCATCGGACAGGGTGGCTTTTACTCCGGTGAAAAGCCGGGCATTCAATTACGACTATACACCAACGGAGGCTACCCGTTTCCCCGTAGCACTCTCCTTGCCGGGTACTACCGCCCGGTATCTCCGTCTGGTCTTTGTGTCGGATGCTCCTTATAAGGGATATTATGGCGAAGGTAATCCGAGCCGGATTGCCCTCGATGAAATTGAGATTTATTAA